The following are encoded together in the Lathyrus oleraceus cultivar Zhongwan6 chromosome 3, CAAS_Psat_ZW6_1.0, whole genome shotgun sequence genome:
- the LOC127127841 gene encoding 60S ribosomal protein L16, mitochondrial, producing the protein MEKHLVMYLTRKSIMLLRKYLLVTESQVSKCGFHIVKKRDVLYPKRTKFSKYRKGRCSRGCKPDGTKLGFGRYGTQSCRVGRLSYRAIEAARRAIIGHFHRAMSGQFQKNGKIWVRVFADIPITGKPTEVRMGRGKGNPTGWIARVSAGQVLFEMDGVSLSNARQAATLAAHKPCSSTTFLQWS; encoded by the coding sequence ATGGAAAAACATCTCGTAATGTATTTAACCAGAAAATCGATTATGCTTCTGCGGAAGTATCTACTCGTTACGGAATCTCAGGTGTCAAAGTGTGGATTTCATATAGTAAAAAAAAGGGACGTGCTATATCCGAAACGTACGAAATTTAGTAAATATCGTAAAGGCAGATGTAGTAGGGGTTGCAAACCAGACGGAACAAAACTAGGTTTTGGAAGATATGGCACTCAAAGTTGTAGAGTTGGTCGTCTTTCATATCGAGCCATTGAAGCAGCGCGTCGGGCTATAATCGGGCACTTCCATCGTGCTATGAGCGGACAATTCCAAAAAAATGGTAAGATATGGGTAAGAGTTTTCGCAGATATCCCTATTACTGGGAAACCTACAGAAGTAAGAATGGGAAGAGGAAAAGGAAATCCTACCGGTTGGATTGCTCGTGTGTCCGCGGGACAAGTCCTATTTGAGATGGATGGTGTGAGTTTGTCAAATGCTCGACAAGCCGCCACATTAGCGGCACATAAACCATGTTCGTCAACCACGTTTCTTCAGTGGTCGTAA